Within the Anguilla rostrata isolate EN2019 chromosome 6, ASM1855537v3, whole genome shotgun sequence genome, the region AAACCAGAGAGACAAGACAGCTGTTTAAAAAGCTGGTCCGGAAATCAAAATTACAATCAGGTTAGAATTTCTATGATACAACACATTTAGTtaaaacagaactaaaaaaaaacaaaaggtttaaaataaaaatcccagCTGGTCGAGCAAGAAAACTGGTTTGGTATACTGGTAAGTCCAGGGCAGTACAGAACCCGGGAATTTCAACTGAATAAAGACCAAACTTTAACTTTGACCAGGCACACAGCTTACATTGCAATGGCCAAACTGAAAGGTAGATATTTCaacaatgaaggaaaaaaaaaatccaaaaacattaCCCCCTGCTCCCGCCCCAAAGTGAGTCAGTTCACTGTACTGTGATTGTCATTTAATGTGATTAATACGGATACTCTCTCGGGTTGGCACTAAAGTTTAAAAGGTCACTGAGGGAAGGCACTTGacatggggagggggtggggtgttggggttgTCGAAGCCCCAGGTCTTCATAGGAAAGCAAGGTCCTCGCTGGAGGGGGATGGTGGCGCTGGTAGCGGAAGTTATAACTTCAGCGGTACAAACTCAAACGACAACAAAATTATTACGATCCAAAAGTGTCATGGATTGACTCGTGTCCTAAACGAATGCCATAGgtagaaatatatatttccttaAATGCTTTAATCGCGTTTCCTCTCCGCGTTCACGTCGACCTCCGCAGTTGGGCTAGTTTCGGGGTTGAGAGTGCACGACGAGCCTGAAGTTCACGGTCCGCCCCTCCGGACTTCCTGAcggcagttggggggggggggggtaggcccACAGTTTAAGTGCCGCAACAAAAAAACTCCAACCACGCCGAATTCCCGAGGAGCAATCCATATCCGGGGTTTTCCAAAGGAAGGCTCCATCACAACAGCGCTCCGTACTCTCTCAAGTAGACGCCCCGTATCCAACACGAGCGGATAATCCGCGCCTCATTTCCACAACAAAAAGGACTAAAACGTGTTTACGCTTTAAATTAAATATCCCCAAATAGGCACCTCacataaaatagtaaaatattcGCCATAAAGTTGTATATATGTAAACTCCCCAGGACATTCAAGTATTCTGCTATGtaaacacttatttttttatagaatTGTCTTTTTTGTAATAGGAGTGTGCAAGACAGCAGGACACTTTCAAATACTGATGACAGTCAACCTTTTTACACTACAAAGTTTTGTTGGTTTTCAAGCAAACTTTTCGTTTCCGATCCTGACGCGTTTGTCACCCACCCGTAgcctacagaaaataaaacctgtTTTCAAAGAATAGCACAGGAACAGCATTGGTCTTCCCCATTCGGCGCCGAAGCATAGTTCATTTGCCTAACAATTTCTGCAAACAGTTCGTCCACGGagcttttatttttggctgaagTTTCCATAAACGGACAGTTCCACTCTTCCGCCAGCGCTTTGCCTTCCACGGAGGAGACCTCTCTCTCGCCTTCCAAGTCCACCTTGTTCCCCACCAAAATCATGGGTACCCGCTCGTACCTTTTCACTCGGATGATTTGATCTCTCATTGGTTTTATGTCCTGGAAGCTCTGTTGGTTCACCAGACTATAGACTAATATAAAGCCCTGCCCGTTTTTGATATACAAATCCCTCATGGAAGCGAACTGCTCGGTCCCCGCCGTGTCCAAGATCTCCAGCACCGAGGGCGACGAATCCACCTCGATCTCTTTTCTGTAGAAATCTTCGATAGTGGGGTCATATTTTTCTATGAATGATCCGGTTACGAACTGTACGGTCAAAGCCGATTTCCCGACTCCGCCGGATCCCAGCACGACTACTTTGTATTCTCTCATGGCTTCGGAAAACAGTCACTGTTCCCCCTTGTCGTTTTCTGGATTGCGCTTCCCAGCCCCGTGGCCGCCCCGATGTTTTCAAATGCCAAGCCGCTCAGCCGCTCGGAACTCCGTTCTCGGGCCCCCCTTTCCGGGTTCAGCGGGGCGTGTTCGCAGGACCTGTGTTTTGGGCAAGAATTTGGGGGTTCTCCAGCGTGCCCAGGCATCAGAAATGTGACATGTTTCAGCCCTGCCGTTCCACACGCAGGGAGCCTGATCAatgcgctcgctctctcgcacGCGCTTCCTGCCCACAGATCCACGGCGCAAGCTGCGTCTTCACGTCACGGAGCGACGGCTCAGTTCCGTTTCTTAAAGGAGCAGTCACGAGCGCATCTGACAGTTGTAAAATCTCCTGTTATCGTGTTCTGGTTGTAGCAGGGTTTCATCGAAGTTCACGTTAAATACGAATAGCGTACATAGCAGATTTAAGGTGTGTTTGTCATTGTGGGCCAATCGCATTAGTACAAGAAAGTGTTCATGGTGGTATTCCTTCTCcagtgaaacatattttaactgaAGTATCCTAGTGTTGTTTAATGAGGCTTCACTGGGGACTACGTGGGAGTCGATCATCACGAATCGTGCTAGAGGAAATTCAACGAGCTCATTTGTGAACGTTCCTTGAGATTGACCTATTTGATTTATGaccattttttataaaaaagagTATTACTTCCGCCACAAAATAGtgaaatgacaaaacatgtCAAAACATAGTATTGACATTTATGCCAATTGATCACTGATACGTGGGAATAAACAGTCAACACTTACGGTCTATAACAGTGGTGTCCAATCTTATTAGAAAATGCCAGTACGttggtgcaggcttttgttttagtccagcacgAAGACACCTGATTCGACTTATGAAATCTTGGttgaagaccacgattagttaattagctgaataaggtgtcgtagtgctggactaaaacaaaaacctgcacacacatgcccttttttggataaaattggacacccctggtatGTAAACAAGCAAATGGAACTGGAAGTCTGACGAAAAAGGAAATCAGCCCCACAGTGGATAAAATagtatactgtatgttctcagctggttttttaaacagaatgtCTGAGtgtaaaaaaatcaatgaaactGAAGTGGATGCTGGGTGATAACAGACATGGTCAAGCAATCATTCATGACCATATGTGCAGACAAAGCAGTATCTGTGCAAATTTTGCTTTGACATCttccagtacacacacacacacacacacacacacacacaaattgaatTAGCAGCTGTTGATTGGTCAGTCAGGAGGGCAATCAAGGACAACTCTGGGTGTTTTATTGCAAAAGGAATGTCACACCTTCGTGAGCGAAGTCCAGCCCCTTCTGACCTGTcgcctcctgtgtgtgttttcacacgaaagcacccctccccccccccgcccccccccgaccccccgagCCTCGCTTTAATGCCACAGGGAGGGGTTTTGCACCCCCGCGGTAGCATATGTCTAACCCCACTGCTGCAGGCTTTCACTGCTGTGGCCTTTATCAGTTAGCTGTGTGGGAATACtgatgatacacacacacacacacactcacatacacatgcacacatgcacacatgcacacacacacacacactcacatacacatgcacacatacacacacacacactcacatatacatgcacatacacgcacgcacacaaaaacacacatacacactcacacttgcacacacacgcacacatacacgcacacacaaacgcacacacacacacatgcacacacattcatgcacatacacatgcactcatacacgcatacacacgtgggtttttgtgtgtgtgtgtgtttatacggTTGTGTGCAcggttatttttttgttttgtttcgtttcgCTTTTTTACTGTATCTTAGCACTGCGGGGGGCTAGTGCTGCTCttaggcagttttttttttctgtgctcctTTCCACAGTAAAATGGAGGCTTTCCGGTTGGCCGGTGGTTCCTTGCAGTTAGGAGCACACAACACCGCGAGCACACGAGGGCATTCACAAGCGCCCTGCATTACCAGGATTTAGAACGTAACTCACTGGCCCCAGGAGAAGGCAGAGGGGCCCTGGGCTCTGGCGGTTCAGCGGGCCATGAATCAACAGAGCATACAGCTTCCTGCTCTGCTCACGAGAGATCCTACAAAACTTCCTCTTCTTCTCAAAAGCCAATGGGGGGGGCAAAATTATGTTATCCAAGTTTTATCACACTTTTTATTAGCATtgttctacttttttttttttttaacaagccaGTATCTGTGCTGTTTGTTCACATTAGCGTCATGGACGCTGTTTGTATCGGCAAAAGCAACAGCTGCAGGATAATTTACAGCCCACAAAAATATCCACTAGGATCGAATGCTTGTTTCCCCGTTAGCCACTAGAGGGAACTGTCGTACAGTACAAGAGTGTAAAAGTAAATGGCGATGGAAATAAGGCCACCTTATTAAAGAAATATTAACTACATGTGAATAATTCTTATAATCTTCTTCCCTTGAAGCTGTGGATAAATGAGCATATTAAAAATGGTAAGCTAGAAGACTCAAACATTGTCATATGTACTTAAGGCCTTGGAGCAGCATTTAAATAagatcacatttaaaaaaatgtcagtaaGTAAAACTTCACAACCAGGACAAATTGTATCTGGGAGTTAGACATGTTATCACATTTGCAGAGGACAGTGAAGCaatcaaagtgaaaaaaaaaaccggaatGAGGAGTCCTTGTTGTTCAGCAGCCAATCTGATTATCACGATGGGCGATGGTATTAGTTCGATTTCTaaccttcagtaaatattcagctatAATTGTAATTTTCTCTGGATAGGTTTGtccaaaattgaaattaatagtGCATGTGACTGGTCCACAGATAGTCCAATTTGTCATCTTCCTGTTGGTAcgaaactgcaaaaaaaaaaaaaaaaggttattggGTGAGCGATCCTTCTCTGGATCTTTTAACACACCCCCAAGAAAAAGTCggaatcaagaaaaaaaaaaaaacaaacggcgAAACTCTGTCTTACCATAGTTGTCCACTAGATGGTAGTATATGACCAGTTGGATGATTCATACAGGGCGCAAAATTTGTTCCAAGTTTTATTGAGAGAAGTGAATATTGTTCTATAGTTTACTTGTGTTGTTGgaggtgtaaaaaaaattataaaagtaCAAGTAATGGAAATACTATTGTTAACACCTGCCTCTCAATAGAAGTGTAGGGTAGAAGCCTGAACTGAGTATTTAA harbors:
- the LOC135258222 gene encoding ras-related protein Rap-2b-like yields the protein MREYKVVVLGSGGVGKSALTVQFVTGSFIEKYDPTIEDFYRKEIEVDSSPSVLEILDTAGTEQFASMRDLYIKNGQGFILVYSLVNQQSFQDIKPMRDQIIRVKRYERVPMILVGNKVDLEGEREVSSVEGKALAEEWNCPFMETSAKNKSSVDELFAEIVRQMNYASAPNGEDQCCSCAIL